A stretch of DNA from Candidatus Cloacimonadota bacterium:
ACAGGAGATAAAAAAATGAAAAAACACGATTTAGTATTTCAACAATTATTAATGTCATTCCAGATGCAAGGAATGATTACTATGGGTAAAATTATGAATCCGGCAACTCAAAAAATTGAAAAGAATTTACTTATAGCCCAATCAACTATTGACACATTAGAAGCATTAAAAGAAAAAACAAAAGGCAACCTAAATGAGGAAGAGCAGAAACTGATTGACCGCATAATTTATGACCTGAAAATGAATTATGCTGATGAGGTTACCCGAGAACAGAAAAAGAAAAAAGAGAAGGAAGCAAAAAAGAAAAAAACTGCTGATGAGAATAAAGATAAAGTTGATAAAAATAAAGAAGAAAAAACTAATAAAGCAGAATAAAAAATAAAATTTATTTGGAGTCCACTTCTCCAGAAGCGGATAATAATTAAACTCAAATCCAATCTGGAGATTGGAACTCCAAAATTATAGGAGTTTATAAATATGAAATTAGTGGAATGTGTCCCAAATTTCAGTGAAGGAAGAGATAGAAACATTATTAAACAAATCACTGATGCAATTGAAGCAGTTGAAGATGTAACTCTTCTTGATGTTGACCCTGGAGCAGAGACGAACAGAACCGTTGTAACATTCGTTGGCACACCAGCGGGAGTGGAAGAAGCCGCATTTCAGTCAGTTAAAAAAGCATCGGAAGTAATTGATATGCGAAATCATAAAGGTGCACATCCAAGAATGGGTGCTACTGATGTTTGCCCTTTTGTTCCTGTGTCTGAAGTAACAATGGATGATTGTATTAGAATCTCAAAAAAAGTAGGAAAAAGAGTTGGAGAAGCATTACAGATCCCTGTCTATCTTTATGAAAATTCTGCTTTAACTCCAGAGCGAAGAAATCTTGCTTATGTAAGAAAAGGAGAATATGAAGGACTTGAAGAAAAACTGAAGAATCCAAAATTTAAACCAGATTTCGGACCTGCTAAATTTAATTCTAAAGCAGGTGCCTTGATTACAGGAGCAAGAGAATTCTTAATCGCTTATAATATTAACCTTAATACAAGAAATGTAAAAAAAGCCAAAGAGCTTGCGCTTATTATCCGTGAAAAAGGCAAAAGAAAACGAGATGATAACTTCCAGCCAGTTCGTGATAAAGATGGCAAAATAATACAGATTCCCGGATTATTTAAAAATGTTAAAGGCATTGGCTGGTATATTCCAGAATATGGTCAGGCACAAATTTCAATAAATTTCACAAATTATAAAATATCTCCTCCACACATTGTTTTTGATAAAGTAAGAGAATTGGCTCTGGAAAGAGGTTTGGTTGTAACTGGCAGCGAATTGGTTGGATTGGTCCCTCTTGAAGCTATGCTTATAGCAGGTAAATATTTTTTACAAAAGCAGAAAGTTTCTTATGCTGTTAGCGAAAAGGAGCTTGTTCATATTGCCACAATTTCTTTAGGATTAAGTGATATCGTGCCATTTAATCCTGATGAGAAAATCATTGAATATCGCATTGCAAAAAAGGGGTTATTGGTTGATAAAACTATAACTGATTTTGTTGATGAACTTGCTTCTGACTCACCCGCACCTGGTGGAGGAAGTGTTGCTGCATTTTGTGGAAGCCTGGCTGCTGGCTTAACATCAATGGTGGGAAACCTTACAGTTGGAAAGCGAAAATTCAAAACTTCTGAAGAAAGAATCGCTTATAAAGAAAACGAGAAATTAATGATGGAGATGGCATATAAAGCTCAAATATTAAAGAAAAAATTATTGAATGCTATTGATGAGGATACTGAAGCCTTCAACAAGTATATGTCTGCAATGAAACTCCCCAAGAAAACTGATGATGAGAAAGAAATCCGTAAAACTGCCATTCAAGAAGCTATAAAAAATGCAACCGAAGTTCCACTTAATACAATGAAACTTTGCTATGATGTTATCAAATTATGCAAAGCAGCAGCAGAAAAAGGCAATCCTAATGCTGCATCCGATGCGGGTGTTTCTGCAATCACTGCATTAACAGGAGTTAAAGGAGCATTCCTTAATGTAAAAATAAATCTCCCTGGTATTGAGAATAAACAAATCAAAAGTGAAATTTTATCTGAAGCTGAAGGAATTCTTAATGATTCAAAAAAATTGGCTGATAAGGTTGAGAAATTAGTTTTAGAGAAGTTGGGATAAACCGCCTGCCTTCGTATTAACTTCGGCAAGGCAAGCGAATTACATGAATTCACCCCGTGAAATAGATTATTTATCTCCTTGCTACAACCTTTATTTTCTTGTATTTTACGGGGTGAACACAAATTATTTGATATCTCATAAGATTTACAATCTTAAACTTTTTTAAAAATTTACTAAAAAAACTTGACATTATAAATTTAACTATTAAATTATTGAATAGTTAATTATCAACTAATAAATTATTCAGGAGTGCTTATGAATAAAAACGAATTAATAGTTTTAGGTTTACTTAACGAGAAACCAGCCTATGGTTATCAACTAAGAAATATTATTAAAGAAAAAAGGCTTGATAAGTGGGGAATTTCTAAACAGCCATCAATTTACAGTACGCTCAATAAGCTGGAAAGAGAGGGAAAAATTATCGGCAGAAAAGAGCAACATGGAAATATGCCTCCAAGTATTATCTATTCTTTAACAGATAAAGGCAAAAAATCTCTTAAGCAAAATGTAGAAGAAGCTCTGGCATCTAAAAGCAAACCAGTGAATCCGTCTATCATTGGAATTGCTTTCATAACAGGAACTACCAAACAAAAAGCCATACAAATTTTAAGAGATAATCTGGATTACCTCAACCAACAAGTAGATCTTATAAATGACAAAAGTGAAGAAATAAAAAATCAAAATCTTGGATTTAATTGGCAATTCCTTATTGATTTTGCAAAAGATATTCGCCCAGTTGTCAAAAAAAGCATGGAAAAACTTATTAAAAAAATAGAAGAAACTGATGAATCTTACTTTTATCAAGAAAATAATGGAGAAGAAAAATGAGAGTACATGGTTTTTTAATTTTGTTGCTTATTTGTAATTCTTTATCTGCTATAAGTCTTGATGAAGCTAAGAAAATGGCAGAGGAGAATAACAAATACTTCCTTTCACAAAAGGCAAATCTAAATCAAGCAAAATGGAATGAATATAATGCTATTACCAACTTTTTACCAAAGTTTTCTCTTAATGAAACTGCCATAAGATTGGATGATAATACTTATAATAAGGCAATCCAGACCGCTCAAATACCCGTTTTCAATTCTAATGGGATTCCTACTGGTGATTATATACCTTTTTCGCCTTCTGCAATGTCAGGTGGAATGTATAGGACAACATACACAACTCAATTGGCAATTCAACAACCAATTTTCAATGGCGGAAAAATACTTATAGGATATCAGATTGCAAAGTTAGTAAAAGAACAGGCATTGTTAAACCTGGAAAGTGGTAAAAATGACTTAAATTATCAAGTTGCAGAAACCTATCTGAATTTGTTGAAATTGTCTGATGTAAAAAAAATCTCTGAAAAAGCCCTTGCATCAAGTAAGTCGCATTTAAAAATGGTTACTGACAAGTATGAACAGGGTATTGTAAAAAAATCCGATGTGTTGCAGTGGAAAGTAAAGGGTGAAAATGATAAAATTGCTTTAGAAGAAGTTAACAATAGCATAGAAATTCTAAAAACATTATGGAAAGATTTACTCGGTCTAAAAAATTCTGATAATCTTCCAATGCCAGATGAAATTGATTTTATACAATACGAAAATGAAATTGAGAAATATGCTGAAATAACCGAAGAAGAAATAGATAGAGAAATTGATAAGATTCTTACACAGGCTGAAATAACAAATCCAGATATAAAAAGTTTAGAAATAGTAAAAAAAATTTCTAAAAAAGGTTATCTTATTGCTAAAGGAAATTTCTTACCTTCAATAAATCTTCAATTTCAAAAGCAATTTGAAAGTGATGATAAATTGGATTTTGATGGAGAAGATAGCTGGAATTTAATGGCAGTTGCTTCATTTCCTATTTTCCAGAGTGGTGCAAATCTAACTAATCTAAAAAGAAGTAAATATGAATATTTGAAAACAAAACTGCAACTGGATGATGCAAAGGATAAAATCTTGATGGGAACAAAGAATAGTTTCTATAATCTTGTTACAAAAGCAAAAAAGGTCAATAGTGCCAAAGTTGCTTTTAAAAATGCAAAGGAGAATCATAAAATTCTAAACGACCTCTATGAACAAGGAATGGTAACGAATACGGAACTTTTAGATGCTGAAATCATACTATTTAATGGAGAAATGAATCTAACATCTGCATATTATGATTATATTCTTGCAAAATATAATCTAAATAAATTTATAAAAGAATAATGAAATCCTGCCACAAAGTCACCAAGACACAAAGTAAAAACATCTATTTCAGTTTTTTAATTATCTTAGTGCCTTTGGGTCTTTGTGGTAAAATAAAATAGTGAGGAAAAAATGAAAAAAATTATATGGAAACTAATCATCTTAACACTGGCTGTATTGATTATACTGACTGCATGTTCTAAAAAAGAAGAGAATAAGACAGAAGTAGAAAGCATCGGCAAAAATTATGTAAAAGTAGCGCTGGTAGAGCAAAAAACTATTGCGGAATTTTTGCTTTTTACAGGTCAATTAGAAGCTGTTCAGGAAGCATATATTGGCTCCGGGATGTCGCTAAGAATTAAGGATATCCTTGTAGATGAAGGTGATTTTGTTAATGAAGGAGATGCACTGGTATTGATGGATGATTCACAACTAAAGCAGGCTGAAGCACAATTTGTCGCCACTGAAAAAAATTACAATAGAATAAAAATATTGAAAGAAAAGGGGAGTATAAGCAATGAAACCTATGACAAGGTAGAAGCAGCTTACAAAGCTGCAAAAGCTGGATACGAATTTATGAAAAGTAATACTGAAATAACAGCCCCTTTTTCTGGAATAATAACAACAAAATTAAAAAAGGCTGGTGAAGAATTTACTCCAATGATGGGTGGAGCAATTCTGAAACTCGTTAATATAAATGAATTAAAAATAAAAGTTT
This window harbors:
- the ftcD gene encoding glutamate formimidoyltransferase is translated as MKLVECVPNFSEGRDRNIIKQITDAIEAVEDVTLLDVDPGAETNRTVVTFVGTPAGVEEAAFQSVKKASEVIDMRNHKGAHPRMGATDVCPFVPVSEVTMDDCIRISKKVGKRVGEALQIPVYLYENSALTPERRNLAYVRKGEYEGLEEKLKNPKFKPDFGPAKFNSKAGALITGAREFLIAYNINLNTRNVKKAKELALIIREKGKRKRDDNFQPVRDKDGKIIQIPGLFKNVKGIGWYIPEYGQAQISINFTNYKISPPHIVFDKVRELALERGLVVTGSELVGLVPLEAMLIAGKYFLQKQKVSYAVSEKELVHIATISLGLSDIVPFNPDEKIIEYRIAKKGLLVDKTITDFVDELASDSPAPGGGSVAAFCGSLAAGLTSMVGNLTVGKRKFKTSEERIAYKENEKLMMEMAYKAQILKKKLLNAIDEDTEAFNKYMSAMKLPKKTDDEKEIRKTAIQEAIKNATEVPLNTMKLCYDVIKLCKAAAEKGNPNAASDAGVSAITALTGVKGAFLNVKINLPGIENKQIKSEILSEAEGILNDSKKLADKVEKLVLEKLG
- a CDS encoding DUF1844 domain-containing protein, with product MKKHDLVFQQLLMSFQMQGMITMGKIMNPATQKIEKNLLIAQSTIDTLEALKEKTKGNLNEEEQKLIDRIIYDLKMNYADEVTREQKKKKEKEAKKKKTADENKDKVDKNKEEKTNKAE
- a CDS encoding efflux RND transporter periplasmic adaptor subunit; the encoded protein is MKKIIWKLIILTLAVLIILTACSKKEENKTEVESIGKNYVKVALVEQKTIAEFLLFTGQLEAVQEAYIGSGMSLRIKDILVDEGDFVNEGDALVLMDDSQLKQAEAQFVATEKNYNRIKILKEKGSISNETYDKVEAAYKAAKAGYEFMKSNTEITAPFSGIITTKLKKAGEEFTPMMGGAILKLVNINELKIKVCISDKDINLVKKDQNAKIYVDSYPDEVFRGIVNYVSPEADMMSGTFICEILIDNTDARLKPRQYARVKIITAEKKDAVVVPQKAVVNDNMIFIVENDRAIKRTVTLGIQNEDEIEIVKGILPGETIVISGNVGLKDSALVVVK
- a CDS encoding PadR family transcriptional regulator, with protein sequence MNKNELIVLGLLNEKPAYGYQLRNIIKEKRLDKWGISKQPSIYSTLNKLEREGKIIGRKEQHGNMPPSIIYSLTDKGKKSLKQNVEEALASKSKPVNPSIIGIAFITGTTKQKAIQILRDNLDYLNQQVDLINDKSEEIKNQNLGFNWQFLIDFAKDIRPVVKKSMEKLIKKIEETDESYFYQENNGEEK
- a CDS encoding TolC family protein, whose product is MRVHGFLILLLICNSLSAISLDEAKKMAEENNKYFLSQKANLNQAKWNEYNAITNFLPKFSLNETAIRLDDNTYNKAIQTAQIPVFNSNGIPTGDYIPFSPSAMSGGMYRTTYTTQLAIQQPIFNGGKILIGYQIAKLVKEQALLNLESGKNDLNYQVAETYLNLLKLSDVKKISEKALASSKSHLKMVTDKYEQGIVKKSDVLQWKVKGENDKIALEEVNNSIEILKTLWKDLLGLKNSDNLPMPDEIDFIQYENEIEKYAEITEEEIDREIDKILTQAEITNPDIKSLEIVKKISKKGYLIAKGNFLPSINLQFQKQFESDDKLDFDGEDSWNLMAVASFPIFQSGANLTNLKRSKYEYLKTKLQLDDAKDKILMGTKNSFYNLVTKAKKVNSAKVAFKNAKENHKILNDLYEQGMVTNTELLDAEIILFNGEMNLTSAYYDYILAKYNLNKFIKE